The Trachemys scripta elegans isolate TJP31775 chromosome 24, CAS_Tse_1.0, whole genome shotgun sequence region cccagccttgccccccaccccctgtgggtgtccctcaatcccagccctgctccaccagcTTAGCTGGTGCCCCTCCAGTTGACCCACCTTCTACCCCCTAAAGAAAAACTCTCGGGGCGGTTTGTTTTCTGTTCTTGACCTTGTACCGATCCCAGGTTTGGTCTCATTGCGTCTGCTGCTTCGCACAGCCCATGGGGCTGAAACTGTCCCCCCACAAGCCGGGGGGCCTCTGGGCTGAGACTCCAgcttctcccacccccatctctctggagctgcagccccagggctgtgatGCTCCCAGACTGTGTGCGGACGGGCCCCAGGCCCCTCTGTAACCGTGAGGGAGGGTTTCACGACTTGGTCACTGCACccacaggccctgcccttgcACTGGGGCTATAGTGCAGGGGGGCCTCGGCCCTGAAGTGCTATATAGGACCAAGGGCTTCCTGTAGGGCCCGGGCCCTACATGAGTCCCACAGAGCGACAAGCCCTAGGCCCCAGCCCCCTCAGTCCCTCCTCCCTTTGGGGGCATGGGGCAGCCCAGAAGGCGCCTTGGCCATGGGGTGAGCAGCCAGCGGAACAGTGACAAGCTGAGGGGCCAGCAGTGGGTGGCTCAGTCGCTGGAAGCTCTGCCCCAGATGTGTGGCCTTGGCCCCATGTCTTGCCCCACggtcccatccagccccccccccccccccccccagtggctcACCCAGGGCCACCCCTAGCCGCTATCTCCCAGGGCATATCCTGGGCCAGGGGCTCattcagcgggggggggggggggctggagtccTGGGATTGGGCAGGGGGGAGATGAATTAGACACACAGCCTATGGTGTCCCAGATGGgcgccagcgccccctagagggaaAAGGGCCCCTGTCCCATTCTCCAGCCCCTCTGTCTTGCACCCCGAGCTGGTGCTGCAGGGCCCCCTGGGGCAagtattccccctcctccccggagGGCAGTCTCGCCCCACCTGAGCGGCTGACCCCCACCACCCCATGACAAGCTCTTATTCTCAGGCACAATGCCCCAACCACATGCATGCTGGGCGCTGTAGTTCTTAGTGGAGAAATGACCAAACCAAATGCATTCTGGGAGTTGAAGTTCTTGCAGAGGATTAAAGGCTGGGCGAGTGGTAAGTTGTAGTTCTCACCACAGAACGATGCCCCAGCCAGctgcatgctgggagttgtagttctcagTGAAGCCTGGGGCTACAGCTGTTAACAGTCTTAGCTCTGGCACCACAGGACACCAGTCCAAGTGCTAGGAAGGGCCCCAGGTCCTCCCCACCCCTAAATAACATGCAACATGCTGTCACAGGCATGGCATCACCCCCACAGCGCAGGCCTGCACCCTGATGTCACCCACCTGTCACCCAGCTTGGCAGGGTGATGGCCAGATGCAGAGTCCCTACCCACGTCACACCCCTGCGAGGTGATGTCACCCATCGGCAGGGTGATGCCGTGAGGATATCAGTGCAACCATCACAGCACAGGCCCCATCCTCACCCCGATCATCCTGGGAGacagccctcctcctccccaagctCCTGCCCCGCCCACCCAGCACAGGCCAGACAGACACCGGCGGTACGGCAGAGATACAGAATcacttttattattaaacaaggtccccacccccccagctatTTCAATGAGCTCGTTAATATTCATCGTAATGCGGATGGCTGGCCCGCCCACAACCCGCTCTCTCCAAGGCGAAGCAGACAGGGTGCGTGGGCGGGATctgccccacccaaccccctgggAGCGGTGGGTTCCAAACCCCCCCTGGGCTAGTGGAAGGAGCACCTTAGTGGCTGCCGGCCTAATCTGCATGGGGCAGAAGGGCAGCAAATGAGTGACGGGGCCTTCTCCCTTCCCTCGCGGGCAGCAGTGGGGATGGCGGCCCGGGCCCCTCCAGCTCCACAATCTTGCAGCCCCAAGGGTGAGTGGAGATTGCCGGGACTCCCCTCTCTGAGGTCTGGGAGGCAGGTTGGGAGGGATAACAGGCCCCCCTCTGGGGGGAGGCAAAGATGAGGCCAGGCTGGCTGGGGCCCTGGTCAGATTCATGTGAATCTACAAATCAACTAGAataaaggaagggggggggagggggagtccccGGCCCCCATTTCTGTCTCAGGACCCCGGATCCCATCACTGCCACCAACCCCCAGCCTGCAGAAACCACTGCGAACATCACCCAACTCACGATCCCACTACACCCACCATCCTCTCTCCTACTACTGCAATCACCAATCCTCATCTGTGGATCCCACCGCAGCCACCATTCTGGCTCCCTCATATCCTCCCACAGATCCCCATCCAGCCACCATCCAACCCACAAATCCCACCGCAAACACCAACCCCCAGCCTGTGGAACCCACTGCCGCCACCGTCCAACCCacagatcccacctctgccaccatcCATCTCActcccaccttccccaccccccggccccatAGCAAGGTAGGGGGCTACAGCTCCCCTCGGGCATGCAGCATGTAGTGCTCATGCAGATCCGCCACCAAGCCGAACTCGCCCGGGCACTCGGTACAGTGGTAAGGTCCGTCTGCTCCCTCGGCGTCCCGGGCGCCATTGGCCTCGCGGGGCGAGGCGGGGGGCCCCTTAttgcggggcggggccggggggctgcGGCGCCAGCCATGTTCACAGCGGTGAGCCTCCAGGGAGGCAGGCGAGGCGAAGCCCAGGCCACATTCAGCGCAGATGTAGTGGAAGGCTCCGGCCCGGGGCGAGGGGGGCACAGGCCTGGTGTCGCGGCCTTCTGGGTCCCCGGCAGAGGGTGGGGCCGGCCGGGGCGGGGGCGGCTTGGAGGAGGAGGTGTGCGGCCGCTTCCGGCCCACGTGGTAGCTGCGATGGACCTTCAGGGCCCGTGAGGTGCCAAAGCCACGCCCACACTCGGGGCATTCATGCCACTCGGGGCTGGGGGCCTGTGGGGAGCCCAAGCGACCCTGGCCGGCATCCCCCTCCTCTGCCGCCACCTCCTGCTGGGGCTCCGATACTGCTGACCTCAGCTCCTTGCTCCTGGGACCTAGAGagagatggggtgtggggggtgtcaGCAAACTGTCCCTGATCCACAGGGGCCACAGGCAgccccagaacacacacacaccccagcacccCCCAAACCTGCATGGCCTATCCAGCCTGCTGGGCTGCTGGACAGGGTCTGAATCTCTGTcggaggagaacccaggagtcctggctcccatctCCACTTGCTCCAACCaccagaccccattcccctcccagagctgcacagagaacccaggagtcctgactcccagccctagGCAGAGCCGCCCACCTACCTGGGTACCCGTTGGCAGAGGGCGTGGATGGCCGGCTCTCTCCAGATGACACTGAGGTTGCTTCCgattcatcctcttcctcctgcacCGTGGAGACGCCTGCAACATCCACTGCAGGTGAAGGGCTGCCTTTTCCCATTCACCCAACCCACTGGGGGTGCCCCTCAACTCCAACCCAcagccccaggctccccacagctctgctggtgcccctcagtccctgaGCTATCGGAGTTTTCCCCAGTGCCCCTTGTTCTGGGAAGCACAAAAGTATGCACAGGTAGGATGCAGCTaatccctcttctccccacagcctcAGGGAGCACAAACGGTTAACGGCACCAGAGAGCTACACACACCAAGCAAACCCTGGGCTCCACCCCTTCCAGCATAGGGACCAATCAAAAGAGAGCCAGGGAAAGGAGTAGAGAGAAACATCTATTCACCTAGTGCTGAGATGAAGCCATTCTGGGGTGGGACACGGTGGGTGTTTAACCACCACACAGCATGGTAATTTAGGATGGAAAACAAAGAACTGaagcccaacacacacacacacacacagacataccaGGCATCGCCCTGGGT contains the following coding sequences:
- the ZNF428 gene encoding zinc finger protein 428, with the translated sequence MAYSVTHAQNPPSGPSRPCVASSTRRRRIDSGEKSPGVLPPSTLRMRNTLRPRRRREWAARARAKTHVGGAAGAPPPASLPLRLRSSVLPRRRDGTGSGPEEPADRRGMMSETHKHTDVGGSEDVIFEEEDGTSTGVSTVQEEEDESEATSVSSGESRPSTPSANGYPGPRSKELRSAVSEPQQEVAAEEGDAGQGRLGSPQAPSPEWHECPECGRGFGTSRALKVHRSYHVGRKRPHTSSSKPPPPRPAPPSAGDPEGRDTRPVPPSPRAGAFHYICAECGLGFASPASLEAHRCEHGWRRSPPAPPRNKGPPASPREANGARDAEGADGPYHCTECPGEFGLVADLHEHYMLHARGEL